The Aquitalea magnusonii region ACTCCATAGCCCTCCGTCTGCCAGTACGGTGGGTCGGCATAGAACAGGGTGTGGGGTCGGTCGTACTTCTGGATGCAGGTTTTCCAGTCCAGGTGCTCGACGTAGGTCCGGGCCAGGCGCAAGTGTGCGGCCGACAGCTCCTCCTCGATGCGCAGCAGGTTCATCCGTGGCGGACTGGTGGTGGCAGTGCCAAAGACCTGGCTACTGACCCTGCCGCCAAAGGCCATCTTCTGCAGGTAGTAAAAGCGGGCTGCCCGCTGGATATCCGTGAGGATGACCTCCGGTGTGATCTGCAGCCACTTGTACATTTCCCGCGAGATCAGTGTCCACTTGAACTGGCGTACAAACTCCTCCAAGTGGTGTTGCACCACCCGGTAGAGGTTCACCAGTTCGCCCGAGATGTCGTTCAACACCTCGACTTTGGCGGGCTTCTTCATGAAGTACAGGGCCGCTGCCCCGCAGAACGGTTCCACGTAGCAGGTATGCTCCGGGAACAGCGGCAGGATGTGTTTTGCCAGGCGGCGCTTACCGCCTATCCAGGGAATGATCGGAAGGGTTTGCATCAGGCGATGTCCTGTCTGGCACGCCCTGGTGCGCTGGTGGGTGGCTCGCGGCCTTGAAATGGTTGAGTGTCCGGCAGCGCGGACACTTGATACTGAGGGTAATGTACTGGCCTTCGGCCATTTTCCGGCCGCAATGGCCACAGCGAATATCGGTGTTCATGTCTCTGCAAGGTCGTTAAAACCCGTTAGAATTGCCAGGCTTTCGTGCACGAAAGTGGCAGCCTCGGGTTGGCCTGCAGGTCTCTTCTGCGGTCAGCTGTCCGGGTGGGTGTTGGTAGCATCCACCCGGTCGCTGTCTCTCTATCGCCTTACGGCGTCATCAGATCAGTTTCAATTCCACCAGGGCACCCGGACGAGCGCACAGCGGCAGCGGATTGGACTGGGTATGGACATCCACACCACGGTCAAAATCGGTGTTCTTGATCTTGGCGTAGTACGGCTGGCCCAGGGTACCGACGGCTTCCATGAAGTCACCCGGCGCGTCGTACATCAGGAAGGTCTGACGGGTACCCTGCGGATAAGCGTGGCCGGTGCCTGCACTGATCAGCGATACGGTACTCTTGCCATCAGCCTTTGGCACTTCACCGGTGTATTCCGCAAAAGTCACACCACCGAATTTGAAGCCGGCGCGCACGTCGCCACCAATGTTCTCCTGGGCGGCCATCCAGCCCTGGAATGCCTTTTCCACGTTCGGGTGGGTGGTGAAAGCATCCATAAAGTCGGCATCGACAAATGCTCCAACACCAGTGGAAACATCGCCCAGCAGGTTCTTTTCAACGTGGCGGCATACATCCATGCAGGCTTTTTTCACATTGAACTTCGGGTCAGACAGCTTGAATTCGATGACCGTCTTCTGGATGCCGAATTCCTTGTAAAGGTCGTACATCACGTCGCCATCACCATCCAGAATGATGCCTTTCAGCGCACCCAGCATCATCCATTCCTGGGTCAGGTCGTGGCGAACCTTCATGGTCTGCAGATGGTTGTTCACCACGTTGGCGACGTCGGCCACCGTCAAGGTGTCGTTGCCACCAAAGACGCGGGAGCCAATCAGCTCGGCTGCCAGAATGGTGTCGTCGTGCGGGATGTGCGGCACCCCGAAGAACCGCACGTTCTTCTTGTCACGCTTGGTGCGTTGGCCCGGACTACCCACGTCCTGATTGGACAGGAGGTGGAGTTGGCCACCGGCATACTCCAGGGCGATGGTACGGGCATTCACACCCTGGCGAACAAAAATGCCGGACTGGCCTACCTTGGAATAGGTATTCGGCAGCAGCTTGATCGACTCGGTCAGGCTGGCGATACCGAAGGCGGGGTCTTTCAGAATGTCAGCGATAGATTGAGGCATGGCTCAGTTTTCCTTTGCTTGAGGTCGTGACAGCGGGTGACGCTTAGTCGCCGGCACGCTCGGTGATGCGGATGCCACGGGCCGACAGCTGGCGGTAAACGTGGCGGTATTTGGCCGGGGCAGATACTTGTGCCGCTTGCAGCTCCGGCAGCGTATCCAGTGCCACCAGGCAATCACCGGCTACCGTGCCCACCTCGCGGGAGGTGACACCGGCATCGGCTGCCGGCAGCGCGTGGCGGGTCACGCCCAGCACGAAAGCCAGCGGGTCGTCACCGACATGCCAGGCCACGGCCAGCTCATCGTCTAGCGTGGCCACGCCCAGAATGGTGCCGGCAGGCAATGCGGCCGGGCCGACAAACAGGGTTTCGCAGTATTCATCCGGCTTACCCACCAGAGGGATCTGGGGCGGCAGGGTCTGATTGATCGTCAGGGATTCCATGACTGTCCTTTTCTGGCCAAGGGCCGTATCGGGTTACTTGGTGCCGGCGCGGGCCTTGGCGTTGGCAATCAGCGGGTTGTCTCCAGCCTGCTGGTTGTCATGCTTGCTATTGGCGGCGCGCGTGGTGGTTTCGGTACCGGGCTGCACCACAACCGGGGCGGATTTAACGAAGTCCTTGAAGGCCTTCATGTCGGTACTGCACATGGCCTGGTAGAAGCCACGACTGGCCGGTGCGATCTTGCCGGCTGCAATGGCTTCATCCAGCGCCTTGTCGACTTCGGCGGCAGCAGTGCCGGCTTGCAGCTGCTGCAGCGAGTTAGCCACGCGCTCGTACTCAGCGCGGGGGGCAAAGCTGGTCATGATGCTGTTGGCCACCGTTTTGAGGTCAGCGTCGGCAGCCGCACCGATTGCCTGGCGCAGGCTGTTCATGGCGGTCTGGGTGTCGGTACTAGCTGATTTCAGCGCCTTGACCGAGTTGATGGCAGTTGCGGTATCTGCTGCCGGGTCCAGCCCCAGCAGCTCAATCAGTTGTTTCAGCAAGTCCACAGAAGTCTCCATAGTGTTGAGTGCGCGTAAAAACAGGTTGGGTTGGTTGGTCAGCCCCACGGCTACCAGGCGGACCACGCGGCCGCTGGCATCAAAGTCGAAGACGGGTGACAGGTAGCGCCATTCCTTGGCCTGGATCGCTGTACTGGCTGCGGCATTCCACTCAATGCGTGCCCAGGTCTCTCCATCCCGGATTTCCAGCTGCTTGATCCAGCCTGCGGCCGGTGCTTTCTGGCCGGTCTCCAGGCACACCATGCTGAGGTGGTCGTAATCGACAACCGGATCAATGCCCATCGCCTGGTTTGCTGCAAAGTCAGTCAGTACGGCGGCGGTGTCGGTATGCCACGGTCCACGGCCATCGCGGCCCATGAACGTGCCGGCCGGAATGACCTGGCACCATTCGGGCGGCTCACCATTCGGCCCCAGCGCTAAGGCGATGGAAAACGCAATGGCGCAGCTCGCCCGCTGCAGGCCATCAGGTTGCAGGCTGTTTAGGGCACGAATAATGTCTTCGGGGATGAGCTTCATGGGCTGCATTGTGCGCAGCCATGGAAGAGAGGAAACGGAGGAAGGGGTTCGGTAGGGGGGCTTGTTATTGAGACTGCACGACTCAATGAGGGGGCTGTTTCAGAAAATCATCATCAGCAACCCAGCCCTCTCGCTCACCACATCGCACCTGGGTGTAGGCATAGACCTTGGCGACTGCATGATCCAGAGGAATGCACTTCTCTCCGGGTTGCAGCACGAAGATGGGGGCTTTCAGGTCGTCATTGGGTTCTTTGAAGACCGGCATGCTTTTTTGCACAGTCCAGACTTCATTCGCGTGGCCTGAGCAGGCGGAAAGCGTAAGGGCAATGGAGCAAAGAATTTTTTTCATTTTGGGGCGTAGGTATTCTTTTGAATCAGTCGTCTGGAGTGGCTTAATCCAACCATCAGGTCAGCCGGAGATATCATCGTGAAGCCAGACCAGCGCGGGTCATATGCCGGGATGCCTGCGAACTCCAGGACTTCTGCGATATTGGAAGAGCAACTATTGCTATCAAGGGAGTAGGGTTCATTTGCCGCAGCCCTTTTTTTGATGTCCGCCAGCATTTTCGCTTTCTCCTCTTTGGAGACCATGAGTACATACCCCCAAGTTGCACGGTGCATGTTGATCTGCTGTCGTTTCAGGTAGGCATCGCGTGCCGCAATATCCCAGCCAGGATGCGCTCGGCCATAAACGGTGCCGTCAATCGAGATTGCCACATGGCCGAATTGTGAGCCTTTGGAGATGATTCTCGAATCACTGACCAGTACTTCCACTGTTTCTCTGGCTACGTCGATATGCTTTACCGTGTTGTTTGAGCTAGGTGTCGTCGACTTTGTTGCAACGAGATGCAGGTCTCGTCCTGCTGGTGACTTGATGGTGGTTTCTCCCATGGTGATCAGCCCTCCAGGTAAATCTTGATGTTTTCTTTTGCCGCAATACTAGAAAGAAGATGGGTGTGCCCATCAGCATCGGTTTGACCATGCTCTATATCACCGTTCTCACGCTCAATTGCATAAAGGTGATTCGCGATTGGTCGTTGTGTGTTTGGATCAACCAAACGGTATTTGTCGTCGAACTGGATGTCGCTATTACTTGCCAAGGCTGATGCTGGTGGGGGGGATGTAGCAGGCCCGGCACTTGATTGACTGCTTGCCTCATAGGATCGGCTGACTTCTCCCATTGGTGCTGATAAGGACTGCACCACAACTGGTTTTATGTCCTTCGAGGGCGACAGCCTTGCCACCGACAGACCAGGATGGGTCACCTTCCACAATGACGCAGTTGTTATGCCCTTGGCGTGGGCAACTGACAGCATCGCCAATACAGGCAACATTTTTACCAAACAAAGTAGTAGTCGAAGCCGCACTCACAACATGCCCACCATGGTCAGTTGGGTCCCCTAAACGAATCACTCTCTTCATGTTAATACCAATGGAATAAATCCAAAAAGCAGCATTATTACGTTCGGAGAGCAACAATGGAAGGGAGTGTAGTGGATGCGGGTGCCTAATTAACACCCGTTAACGGGGGTAGACGGCGTTTTACACCATTGCTACCAACCCTTGGCGGTCTGCCTGCACTGCGCATGCGCCAAGGGCAGTTTATGGGGAAAGTCAGCTTTGCTGGAAATGGGTGGCCAGCACGTCCAGCAGCTTGGCTTCTGCAGGATCGGCCAGGGTGCCATCGATATCGACCGGTAGGTACTGGCGCATGGGGATGGTGACTTTGAGTCCCCGGCCAGCCTGGCCGCCAAAGTTCTGGATGGCGGCATAGGCGTCCAGTCCATTGCCCCAGGGGCCGAAGCGCAGGCTGTCGCTGGTGGCGTCATAGCTGAATGCAGCCCGGCGCAGCGTACCGTCCACCTGCAAGATACGCTTGGCGGACAGCCGCCTGGTACCTGCCGCACTCAGCTTGCCGTCCTTTTTGAAGTTCTTGCTGCCGCCATGGCTGCGCAGATAGTTGGCCAACGTCAGCTCGGCATTGGGTGCCCAGGGCTGGCCATGCCAGTCTGCCTGGTCGGCAAAGCGCTGGTCCGTCTCAGCCGTGGCCCACTCGGCAAAGTCCAGCAGTGCCGGCCGCAGGTTGTGGGCTTGGGCCAACAGTTGACCCAGTGCCTGGCCAACACTGTCGTTGATAACTTGGATTTCAAAGCTGTTGTCACTCATAATGAATACAAGCCGTGCCGAGGTACGTGAAATAGCGCATGAACGTACTGCAAGCCCATTGGGCGTGCATATGCAGGGGGTGGCGTCCTGCCGACACGGTTTTTCCTCCTTCTAAAGAATCCGCCTGTACTGGGCTGGATTTTCCAAATCATTCAGATCAACGTATCCCAGCGTAGTGAGCGAGTTGGTCTGCAGTACAAATCGTTTCCCGGTCTGGTCTTTGTCTTTCGTGCGGTAATTTGCACTGACCACAGCTTTGACCTGGCGCTGCCCATCCTTGGATGGAAAGATCAGCAGATAAACAGGTTGCACCTGGTTACCCTCTACAGCCTGATAGACACGCTCCGGCTCCCACAAGCCAACCACTGCCTGCATAGCATCTTCTTCACTGATCCGCTTGCTGGCCTTGCCCCCTGCATCACGCAGCGCATGCTTCACTTCACTATCATCGACCGACACCACAGCCGTGGCCAGCGGTTCGCCCGTGGCCTGCTCAATGGAGTCGACTAACTGCGGCGAGAGTGCACCGATGTGGAAGCGTTGCTTGGTCGGCCGGTAGTTGGCCGGATCCGGGTAGATCTGCTGTACCAGCGGCTGCCAGCGCTCCTGGATGATCTTGTCCAGGGCGTCGATATTGTTGACCGCACTCTGGATGGCATTGGCACCGATCCGGGCCGAGGTGGTCGCCGCTTTGTCCAGGAGCAACTTGCCGACATAGGCCTGGCCAGGCGCATAGTCCCAGCCGAAGTCGATACCATCCGGCACATAGACCACGCTGCCATCGTCCTGCTCCACCCTGCGTGTCTGAATAACCGGCGCAGTGTCTGGGCCAGTTTTTCCGTACTTGTCACGCAGCTCCTGCAGCGAAACGGCACGTACCGTGCACTGGCAGCCCCAGCCATTGGGTGGGTAGTGAACGTTCCACCAGGGATCGTCGGCGCGAAGAATCAGCCCGTTCCACGCCTGGTGCTGCGGCCGGGGGCGCATCACCGAGTCGGAATGCACATAGCGCCAGTACGGCCGGACCTTCAGCATGTCCGGGTCGGTCAGCTGCTGGTAGCGGCCAGCGGCATAGCTGGTCTGCAGGTTGGTCTGGTAGATGACGCGGGTGCGCCAGTTGCGGCCGCCCTTGAAGTCCCAGCCATGCGTGGCCACGATCTGGTCAAAGTCGCGCCGGAAGTCGGCCAGTGTGCTGCCGCCTTCAATGGCTTTGCCCACTGCCTGGCGCAGATCCTCCAGCAAGTCGCAGGTCATGGCCCCGGCCACCACAAAGGAGCGGTCATGCTGCGCCTTCATGATGTCGGTCCACTTCTCAGTCGGCAGGTTCAGCTTCTGCTGGAAATAGTCCAGCTGGGTCTGCCAGGGCTGCTTGAAGATCGCACTCAACGGAGCCGCGCTATCGGCCATTGCTGACCTCGTAGCGGCCGGACAGCTCAGCCAGGCTGAAGGCGGTATTCATCACCCGTTGCAGCTCAGTGGTTGGCAGGTCACCAAACGCACCGGTCAGCCACGCCTGGAAGGACTCCAGATCCGGGGCGTCTGCCAGTGCCTGGCGAATCACCTGCAGCATGGCGTCCATCGGGTCGGCGGTCTTGCTGGTCAGCAGCTCCAGCAGCGGTGCCATCGGGTCGGCCTGGCCAGGCTGCAGGGCATTCATCGCCCGATAGCGATTCATCGCTTGCTGGACCGGGGTATCGACCGGCACCAGTATCGCCTCACCCTGCTTGGGGCGTTCCAGACCGAAGCGGGTATAGGTGGACTCCTGGCCGACGGGCAAGCCAGCACGCACCAGTGTGTTAACCACCCCGGCCAGTGCAGTCAGGTCTTCTGGTTTGTTGATCCGCAGCTTGATGGTGGGGTAGGCCGGCTGCACCCCCATATTGAGGTCCACCACCGGCTTTACATAGTCGCGGGTGAGGGTGGCTTCCAGCTGCTCGACATCGGCCTCCAGAATGTCTTCCCGCACCTCGTTGTGGACCTTGCCCAGGGCATAAGCCCCACCGCCGTCTGCGCCACCGGTATTGGTCGACAAGGTTTGGCCCAGCACGATCTTGCTGGTCTGCTTATCGAAGTACTCCGTCAGTCGGGCATAGATATCGACTGAGGCTGACTTGTTGCCGGCGTCGACAAAGTCGATCTCCATGTTCTTGGGGATAGCAGCTGCGGCATCCGTGCCCAGGCTGCGCAGGGCCATCAGCAGGGTTTCAATGTCCTGCGGTGTGGCCGACACATCGTACTTGCCCACCCGCAGCGGCTGGCCGTAGGCCTCGGCGAACGTGACCCAGTCCTTGATGGCGTAATTGCTGAACAGGAAAGCCCAACAGGCCATACGTGCCAGGCCGCCCCGGATCAGCACGCCCGACTTGGCCTTGACCTTGTGCGTGATGAATTTGTACGGGGCCAGCGCCTCACCGTAGATATTGCTGTCCGAGCGCAGGTAAAGCGTTTCCGGCTCCTCGCGCCGGATCTGTAACCAGTACGGCTGCAGGTAGGACAAGCCAACCGGCATCCACTGCTTGGCGCTGGTTTCCCAGTCAATCTCATGGACGCTGAAACCCTTGCCGATG contains the following coding sequences:
- a CDS encoding DUF4105 domain-containing protein, with the translated sequence MGETTIKSPAGRDLHLVATKSTTPSSNNTVKHIDVARETVEVLVSDSRIISKGSQFGHVAISIDGTVYGRAHPGWDIAARDAYLKRQQINMHRATWGYVLMVSKEEKAKMLADIKKRAAANEPYSLDSNSCSSNIAEVLEFAGIPAYDPRWSGFTMISPADLMVGLSHSRRLIQKNTYAPK
- a CDS encoding phage minor head protein; the encoded protein is MADSAAPLSAIFKQPWQTQLDYFQQKLNLPTEKWTDIMKAQHDRSFVVAGAMTCDLLEDLRQAVGKAIEGGSTLADFRRDFDQIVATHGWDFKGGRNWRTRVIYQTNLQTSYAAGRYQQLTDPDMLKVRPYWRYVHSDSVMRPRPQHQAWNGLILRADDPWWNVHYPPNGWGCQCTVRAVSLQELRDKYGKTGPDTAPVIQTRRVEQDDGSVVYVPDGIDFGWDYAPGQAYVGKLLLDKAATTSARIGANAIQSAVNNIDALDKIIQERWQPLVQQIYPDPANYRPTKQRFHIGALSPQLVDSIEQATGEPLATAVVSVDDSEVKHALRDAGGKASKRISEEDAMQAVVGLWEPERVYQAVEGNQVQPVYLLIFPSKDGQRQVKAVVSANYRTKDKDQTGKRFVLQTNSLTTLGYVDLNDLENPAQYRRIL
- a CDS encoding DUF935 domain-containing protein, whose translation is MPQIVDHNGQPINTGLLKTTIATPTTTGVRQIIVSASHGLDPEMLGHMLRQAVNGDASAYLRLAEDMEEKYLHYGSELSTRKRALVGLELYVEPAGDDAVSQRAAELVEQAMAPIKENLFDILDAIGKGFSVHEIDWETSAKQWMPVGLSYLQPYWLQIRREEPETLYLRSDSNIYGEALAPYKFITHKVKAKSGVLIRGGLARMACWAFLFSNYAIKDWVTFAEAYGQPLRVGKYDVSATPQDIETLLMALRSLGTDAAAAIPKNMEIDFVDAGNKSASVDIYARLTEYFDKQTSKIVLGQTLSTNTGGADGGGAYALGKVHNEVREDILEADVEQLEATLTRDYVKPVVDLNMGVQPAYPTIKLRINKPEDLTALAGVVNTLVRAGLPVGQESTYTRFGLERPKQGEAILVPVDTPVQQAMNRYRAMNALQPGQADPMAPLLELLTSKTADPMDAMLQVIRQALADAPDLESFQAWLTGAFGDLPTTELQRVMNTAFSLAELSGRYEVSNGR
- a CDS encoding PAAR domain-containing protein → MKRVIRLGDPTDHGGHVVSAASTTTLFGKNVACIGDAVSCPRQGHNNCVIVEGDPSWSVGGKAVALEGHKTSCGAVLISTNGRSQPIL
- a CDS encoding phage virion morphogenesis protein, which produces MSDNSFEIQVINDSVGQALGQLLAQAHNLRPALLDFAEWATAETDQRFADQADWHGQPWAPNAELTLANYLRSHGGSKNFKKDGKLSAAGTRRLSAKRILQVDGTLRRAAFSYDATSDSLRFGPWGNGLDAYAAIQNFGGQAGRGLKVTIPMRQYLPVDIDGTLADPAEAKLLDVLATHFQQS
- a CDS encoding DNA adenine methylase gives rise to the protein MQTLPIIPWIGGKRRLAKHILPLFPEHTCYVEPFCGAAALYFMKKPAKVEVLNDISGELVNLYRVVQHHLEEFVRQFKWTLISREMYKWLQITPEVILTDIQRAARFYYLQKMAFGGRVSSQVFGTATTSPPRMNLLRIEEELSAAHLRLARTYVEHLDWKTCIQKYDRPHTLFYADPPYWQTEGYGVPFPFEEYQALAEVMRSCKGKVILSINDHPDIRDVFAGFRMEQVAIQYSVNQNRGKASSELVICSW
- a CDS encoding Com family DNA-binding transcriptional regulator; this translates as MNTDIRCGHCGRKMAEGQYITLSIKCPRCRTLNHFKAASHPPAHQGVPDRTSPDANPSDHSLDRR
- a CDS encoding phage protease, which encodes MKLIPEDIIRALNSLQPDGLQRASCAIAFSIALALGPNGEPPEWCQVIPAGTFMGRDGRGPWHTDTAAVLTDFAANQAMGIDPVVDYDHLSMVCLETGQKAPAAGWIKQLEIRDGETWARIEWNAAASTAIQAKEWRYLSPVFDFDASGRVVRLVAVGLTNQPNLFLRALNTMETSVDLLKQLIELLGLDPAADTATAINSVKALKSASTDTQTAMNSLRQAIGAAADADLKTVANSIMTSFAPRAEYERVANSLQQLQAGTAAAEVDKALDEAIAAGKIAPASRGFYQAMCSTDMKAFKDFVKSAPVVVQPGTETTTRAANSKHDNQQAGDNPLIANAKARAGTK
- a CDS encoding major capsid protein, which produces MPQSIADILKDPAFGIASLTESIKLLPNTYSKVGQSGIFVRQGVNARTIALEYAGGQLHLLSNQDVGSPGQRTKRDKKNVRFFGVPHIPHDDTILAAELIGSRVFGGNDTLTVADVANVVNNHLQTMKVRHDLTQEWMMLGALKGIILDGDGDVMYDLYKEFGIQKTVIEFKLSDPKFNVKKACMDVCRHVEKNLLGDVSTGVGAFVDADFMDAFTTHPNVEKAFQGWMAAQENIGGDVRAGFKFGGVTFAEYTGEVPKADGKSTVSLISAGTGHAYPQGTRQTFLMYDAPGDFMEAVGTLGQPYYAKIKNTDFDRGVDVHTQSNPLPLCARPGALVELKLI